In the Onychostoma macrolepis isolate SWU-2019 unplaced genomic scaffold, ASM1243209v1 Scaffold189, whole genome shotgun sequence genome, ATCCCAGGCCTTCAAACCCTCTCAGAACAGAGAAGGCCACCTTCTTCCAGTTTGAGTTCTTTGAGTCTGTTAAAAGTCTTTGTATGAACTGATTTCTGAAAGCAGCTGTTCGACTTTGTAGATGCACCGGTCCAAGTCCTCCTCCTTCTTCAGGAAGGTTCAATACACTTTTTGGTTCCCAGTGCAGCTTGTCCCAAAAAAAGTCCACTAAACATGACTGAATCTTTGATAAAATATCTGCTGGGGGATCTATGCAacttactaatatatatatatatatatataaataaaagtttacagGTCCACATCTTGGGTTGGATTTAATTAgctattttgcttttttttcttctttacaaTAATTACAATGATGACAGTAAACAACAGCGACCACACTCCACACGGAATCAGTGATAGTAAATGAGAACGTGCTCTATTCCTGCACTCAGCATCAGCCGTATCGGTTCCTTCCTTGATTGTTAATTTGTCAAGAGATTCACAGCTGTTAGAGAGAGATACAGTACTCAAGTTAAACTACAAATATATCtcttgtaagaaaaaaaatctactgaAGCAAAtcataaaacaacaaatttaatttaagaaggtgtcagtgttttaaaatattaatacttaCTTTGTATGCAATTTGCAGAATGTACCATCTGAATATGAACCGCCAGGACAGTCATCACACACTGTATCTCTGAATTCTGTTCCTATacaaacacaattaaaaaacTCTCAGTACATGAGCAATAAAAGCAGTGACAGGTCTCACAGATAATTCATCATTATTCAGTATAGCATCTGACACACTAAATGAATCTTCACATAACTAACTAATAATCAGCCTAatcataatttagattttttttcaggtgGTTTTGTAAGCAGAGTTATTGTTCTCAGGTTTTATGGATGTATATTAAAGCTGTTTGTCTGATAAAGACTGACCGTTTTGTTTGATGTATTGTCCAGGTGAGCAGGATGAATGTTTCATGGCCTTTTTACAGTTGGAGAGCAAGTCTACACAGTAATAACCTGGCAGAGGTTCACACACTGTATCTGATATTAATGTGCACGCATGCTTTACTCTCAGACCATTACCTTTGACAAGAAAGCAAACAAACGAGTCAATTATAGAAAACCTGGGAATGACAAGTCagcaagagaaaaaaacattacaatatatCTGAAAGCATGAAACCATGACGACTCACTTGGATCACAGACAGAACAGTGCAGACATTCAGTAAATCCATTAGGAGCGCTAGTGAAGGTCATCACGGGGCATGAAGCACATGTCGTGCTTGTGTACTCATCACAATGTCTATAAACTCGCTTTCCTAgacaatataaaacaattaccagcacaattattattcattatttatacatgccatatacagttacaaatacatgtaaaatttATGTataagttgtatttatttgatgtctGTATATTTCTATAAACTGTGTAgacttaaaaattaaaatcatttattatgttCTGTCTTTCTGTGTGCACACTTGgccaataaatattttttccgATTTAGAAAATAATCTagaataaataatcaaaacaatacaaaatatagctgcaagcagcgattaccGGGGTTCGAGCCTTAAGGCGGTACAATTGCAGGGTCTAGGTCAACCTGGACGCATAGCCGACagttaaacacattaaaaatggaCAATAGGCtcacagacacagacatacacacacatagaaaTGAAACTGTTAAACTATCATATGAATAATCAATAAGCATtcttacacacactcacacacacaaggacatacatgcacacacattttgttgcagacaTGGATATTTGCAATAAATGATAGCTGACAAAACTGATtgcaagtcttctctttttaagagtttatgtcattttcaggtttcattaTAATCATGATCTGTcaattgtaaaaactgatatgtctgtatgaacaaaatggtaaactttgatttaatgtgattttaaatgttataacagtgattttataatatctccATGAGAAAAGCCATGAACAGTTCTGTTTGAGACCATTTGTAGTCTtacgctgccatctagtggttataaatagcCATTTCTCATACAATGTGTTTTGAacctttataactattatagtgGTATTTTTTGCCAAATAACACATACTCGCAAACATGAAAAGGTTAAACTGTTACATTAATCCTCAATAAGCATGCTTacagaaacagacacacacatacaaagacatacatgcacacacattttgttgcagatatagatatttaaaataaataataggtcTATGTTTGATGATAGGTATATATTGGTTTATAAATGAAGTGTCTATATTTCACACATACAAagacatgcatgcacacacacattttgttgcagatatagatatctgaaataaatgatagaTGACAACAGTTTTTGCAAGTCTTTTTGCGAGTCTATATTTCTCTGATCATAATatggcaaaattgtaaaaactgacatgacaaaatggtaaacttgaattaaatgtgattttaaatgttataacagtgattttatgaTAACTCCATGAGAAAAGCTATAAACAGTTCTGTTTGAGAGCTTAATAAGCCCATTAGTGGTCttccgctgccatctagtggttataaatagcaatttctcatacaacactgtgtTTTCTGGGTATTCTGGGTATATTTGGCTACACCCTTTTATTAATAACCCCGTTACAGCTAACCAAGTGACaacattcaatatttttttaataattattgatctagagactCCAGAGAACATTACTATAGTGGTTTGATCGAGATCGAGCGAGAAACCAGGGACTAGTtcacaaaagtaggtttttaacataattgtgaataattaatgaacgatttgatttacagcattagtccaagaggcaaagttgtttagaatgaggagatctatcacaTGATATGAAGATCTAGTatttgtgtgaatatatgatCATCTTCTACAGTTTGAGGTCATTTTACATAGAAATCTTGTGTTTTTGAGGCCTTTTTAACTGTTATAGCGCCATCTATGGTCCaatctccatgaaactttgcatggtTGTTAAGAGTCATGTGACACATGTTTTCAACAAGTTTcgtaaagttttgagttttcgttTAAGTTTTATAGGCTTTGGGGTATACTTGGCCAGGCCCCTTTACTAAATGTCCTTGTTAAAGCTAACAAGgacaaaattcaaaattttttcgataattattgatctagagagtccagagaatattactgcagtggtttggttccGATCGGGCGAAAACCagggactagttcgcaaaagtaggtttttaacatatttctgaataattaatgaacgatttgattgacagcaatggTTCTTGAGGCAAAGTTGTTATTTATGAGATCTATCATATGATATGAAGATCtagtgtatatgtgtatatataaacaatttctaaaatttgagatcattttctattcaaatagtgtgtttttgaggtcttttaaactgttatagcgccacctatggtcCGAACTCTATGAAAC is a window encoding:
- the LOC131535193 gene encoding tumor necrosis factor receptor superfamily member 14-like codes for the protein MTFTSAPNGFTECLHCSVCDPSNGLRVKHACTLISDTVCEPLPGYYCVDLLSNCKKAMKHSSCSPGQYIKQNGTEFRDTVCDDCPGGSYSDGTFCKLHTNCESLDKLTIKEGTDTADAECRNRARSHLLSLIPCGVWSLLFTVIIVIIVKKKKKQNS